Proteins from a genomic interval of Euleptes europaea isolate rEulEur1 chromosome 18, rEulEur1.hap1, whole genome shotgun sequence:
- the LOC130490691 gene encoding olfactory receptor 11L1-like — MAGNILIVFLVAFDPHLHTPMYFFLGNLSCLETCYSSAILPRMLVSFLSGDRSISVAACLAQLYLFGVLAGTECYFLAVMSYDRYLAICKPLHYAMLMNGRICILLIAVSWICGSLGISILIFLVSQLTFCGPNKIDHFFCDFTPLVMLSCNETNVVEIIAFIVSFICTLPPLLITLTSYVCIINNILRIPSTTGKQKAFSTCSSHLTVVSCFYGSLMIVYVLPDISSLSEVKKLFSVFYTLLTPLLNPLIYSLRNKEVKEAVSRSFRKLHRLKIQKRRSKRKL, encoded by the coding sequence ATGGCAGGGAACATCCTCATTGTGTTTCTAGTAGCCTTTGATCCACATCTTCacacccccatgtacttcttcctgggGAACCTGTCCTGTTTGGAGACCTGCTACAGCTCAGCTATCTTGCCAAGAATGCTGGTTAGTTTTCTGAGTGGGGACAGAAGCATATCTGTTGCTGCGTGCCTTGCACAGTTGTATTTATTTGGGGTTCTTGCAGGCACAGAATGTTACTTTCTAGCAGTAATGTCTTACGATCGTTATTTAGCAATTTGCAAACCACTGCATTATGCTATGCTCATGAATGGCAGGATTTGCATCCTGTTGATTGCTGTGTCCTGGATATGTGGATCTCTGGGTATCAGCATCCTAATCTTCTTGGTGTCTCAGTTGACTTTTTGTGGACCCAACAAAATCgaccatttcttctgtgatttCACACCATTAGTAATGCTCTCTTGCAATGAGACTAATGTGGTTGAGATCATAGCATTCATAGTCTCCTTTATATGCACACTGCCCCCACTTCTGATCACCCTCACCTCTTATGTCTGCATCATCAATAACATTTTAAGAATCCCATCCACTACAGGGAAACAAAAAGCCTTCTCCACTTGTTCCTCACACCTCACTGTGGTTTCGTGCTTCTATGGCTCTTTGATGATTGTCTATGTCTTACCAGACATCAGCTCACTGAGTGAGGTGAAGAAATTGTTCTCTGTGTTCTACACCCTTCTCACCCCCCTGCTGAATCCACTCATATACAGCTTGAGGAATAAAGAGGTGAAGGAAGCGGTGAGTAGAAGCTTTAGGAAGCTTCACAGACTTAAAATCcagaagagaaggagcaaaaGGAAGCTTTGA